The following proteins are encoded in a genomic region of Amphiura filiformis chromosome 11, Afil_fr2py, whole genome shotgun sequence:
- the LOC140163777 gene encoding craniofacial development protein 2-like: MAGVTMTQEAFSNMLLARIVRPPGLKVSQKLLGRERTDGICLGINDAVTLKPQGGVKADNPKENARRNLWKSTLKIATWNVRTMNLGKLDILTNELERNDVHLTGISEMRWTGKGHFTTLSKHVVYYSGTESKREHGVAFVVNEEVAKCVLGYNPINERIITIRIQGKPMNMSVIQAYAPTSASSDEEIQQFYDQLQQAIDSIHKRDILVVTGDFNAKVGARSTNKYVMGSNGLGEQNERERCLLTFAKRINLQSSTPTSNNTQDDYIPGHHQIKAPEIRLITSWYKEDGNLVSYLRRPSQERTVDLITNF; this comes from the exons ATGGCTGGTGTGACTATGACACAAGAAGCCTTCTCAAATATGTTG tTAGCAAGGATAG TGAGACCCCCAGGCCTGAAGGTGTCTCAAAAGCTACTGGGAAGAGAGAGAACAGATGGCATCTGCCTGGGCATCAATGACGCTGTCACGTTAAAGCCGCAAGGAGGCGTGAAAGCTGATAATCCCAAGGAGAATGCCAGACGTAACCTCTGGAAATCAACATTGAAGATTGCGACTTGGAATGTCAGGACGATGAATCTGGGAAAGCTAGACATTCTAACAAATGAATTAGAGAGAAATGATGTGCACCTAACAGGAATTTCAGAGATGAGATGGACAGGAAAAGGACATTTCACCACACTAAGTAAACACGTTGTTTACTATTCTGGTACAGAAAGTAAAAGAGAGCATGGAGTTGCTTTTGTAGTCAATGAAGAAGTCGCCAAATGTGTTCTAGGTTATAACCCGATAAATGAAAGAATCATTACCATTCGTATCCAAGGCAAACCAATGAATATGTCAGTAATCCAGGCATACGCACCCACCTCTGCATCAAGTGATGAAGAAATCCAACAATTCTATGACCAGCTACAACAGGCCATAGACAGCATTCACAAGAGAGACATTCTTGTCGTCACAGGTGACTTCAATGCTAAAGTTGGAGCAAGGAGTACCAATAAATATGTGATGGGCAGTAATGGCTTAGGAGAACAAAATGAGAGGGAGAGATGCTTGTTGACTTTTGCCAAGAGAATAAATTTGCAATCATCAACACCTACTTCAAACAACACCCAAGACGACTATATACCTGGTCATCACCAGATCAAAGCACCAGAAATCAGATTGATTACATCTTGGTACAAAGAAGATGGAAATCTAGTTTCATATCTGCGAAGACCCTCCCAGGAGCGGACTGTGGATCTGATCACCAACTTCTGA